The Terriglobus roseus region CTTGCGCCCGGTGAAGAGCCTGTGCCGGTGGAGTAACCAGCACAGGCATTTCACGTCGTTAGTCGATGGCGAGTTCGCGCAGGATGAATGCGTAATCCATTGCGATTTCTTTCAGGTAGTCGTAGCGACCGGAAGCTCCGCCGTGACCTGCGTCCATGTTGATGTGAAGTAGCAGCGGGGCATCGTTGTTTGTTTTCAACGTGCGCAGCTTCGCCGTGAACTTCGCGGGTTCCCAGTACATCACTTGCGAATCGTTCAGGCTGGTCTTGATCAGTGTTGCGGGATATGCGCCTGCAGACAGATTGTCGTATGGCGAATAGCTGCGCATGTAAGCGAAAGCATCGGGCTCATTTGGATTGCCCCATTCCTCGTATTCGCCAACAGTAAGCGGAAGCGATGCATCGAGCATCGTGTTCATCACGTCGACGAAGGGCACATGAGATAACACGATGCGGAAGAGATCAGGCCGCAGGTTGGCAACGGCGCCCATCAACAGACCACCTGCGCTGCCGCCTTCAATGATGACTTTGTCGTTTGCGCCGTAGCCTTCGGCGACGAGATGTTCCGTGCAGACGATGAAGTCGGTGAAGGTGTTGCGCTTGTGCATCATCTTGCCAGCGTCGTGCCATGTGTCGCCCAGGTCGCCGCCACCGCGGATGTGTGCGTATGCCATCACAATGCCGCGATCCAACAGCGAAAGACGGCTTGATCCGAAGCCTACTGGAAGTGCGTATCCGTACGAACCGTAGCCATAGACGTAAAGAGGATTGGTGCCGTCTTTGTGGAATGTGTCGCGGCGATAGACGAGCGAAACGGGGACTCTTACACCATCAGTCGCGATGGCCCAGATGCGTTCCGCGGCGTAGCGTGTACGGTCGAATCCGCCTGGAACTTCCTGCTGTTTCAGCAACGTGCTTTCGTTGGTGTTGACGTTGTACTCGTAGACCGATGCGGGTGTGACAAGCGAGGTGTAGCTGTAACGGAAGCTGTCGGTGTCGAAGATGCGATTTACGCTGAGGCCAGCGGAGTACGTGGGTTCAGGGAAGGCGACGGTGACCGGATCAGCAGCTAGCTTTTCGCCGTTATACCGAAAGACACGCATTCTATCGAGGCCGAGAACTGTTTCCGATGCGATTGCGAAGTTTTGGAAGACGTCGAAATCTTCGAGCGGAACTTCCTTGTCTTCCGGTAGCAGTTCTTTCCAGTGTTCGCGTGATGGTGTGGTGACTGGCGTTACGACAATGCGGAAGTTCTTTCCGGTGTCGTTGGTGCGGATGTAGAAGAAGCCATCGCGATGATCGGGATAGTATTCCTGATCGTTGATGCGTGGTGCGATCAGCGTAAATTCTGCCGTAGGTTGCGATGCATCTGCGAAACGGTATTCGCTGGTAGTGTGCGAACCGGATTCAAGGAAGAGATACTTGCGGTCGCGTGTACGTCCAACGCCGACGTTGAAGCGTTCGTCTTCTTCATGAAAGATCTGAACATCGCTTGATTGCGGTTCGCCGAGCGTGTGACGGAAGACACGATCCTGACGTTTGGTTTGGTCATCTTCCGTGCTGTAGAAGAGAGTTGTTGAATCGGCAGCCCACGCAATGGAACCTACACGCGTGGCGGTATCGGTTAGGTCGGCGCCGGTGCTGAGGTCGCGGATGTGTAGTGTGTACTGACGGAAACCAGTGTTGTCTGTGGTGTAAGCCAGTAAGGTGCCTGAGGGGCTAATACCCAATGCGCCAAGCGACATGAACGGCTGGCCTTCGGCTAACTTGTTGACGTCGAGGATGACTTCCTCTGTTGCGTTTGCGTCGTAGCTTTGGTCGGATGCTGAAGCGCGGCGGCAATAGATGGGGTATTGAAGACCCTCGATCGTATGCGAGTAGTAGTAATAACTACCGTCGCGATAGGGAACGGAGGTATCCGTTTCTTTGATGTGCGTGAGCATTTCGTCGTACAGCGTCTTCTGCAGATCCTTCGTGGAAGCCATCACCGCTTCGGTGTAGGCATTCTCGGCTTCGAGATATTCGCGTACTTCCGGCGCATCCTTTTCACGTAGCCAGAAGTAGTCGTCTTCGAGCGTGGTGTTGTGAATATTTGTGGGGTGCGGTTTGCGCGTGGCGACGGGAGGCTTAGCGTCCTGCTTGGCGGCGTTTAGAAGGTTGCTCATCACTTTCAGGATACGCAACGACTGACTGTGGTTTCCATCAAGACACAATGGCGTGGTCTGGCGCGGCAACGGCGCCATCGGGAATTCACTCTATCTCGCGTGAAGACGCGGGAACTGCAAACAAAGCAGACCGCAAGGAGAACGACCATGAACATTCGGACGATCGCACTTTCGGCAGCACTGTTTGCATGTACCGTACCGGCAGCTTTCGGGCAGGCGTTTAGCGATCAAGACAAGAGCTTCCTTAAGGATGCCGCGGAAGCCAATCTGGCTGAGGTCAAAGCGGGCGAACTGACCGTGAAGACGACGAAGAACCCGGACGTCAAGATGTTCGCGCAAAAGATGATCACCGATCATCGTGCGCTGTACAACGGGATGAAACCGGTGGCTGCCAAAGCTGGTGTGACTCTTCCAACATCACCTTCGATTGGCGAGGATGCAACCTATGCCAAGCTGAAGATGCTTACCGGTGAGACATACGACAAGAGTTATGTGAAGTCGATGGTTGAGGATCACCACCAGGATCTGGACAAGATGAAGCAGGAGAATCAGGCGACAAACAATCCTGACATCAAGAAGCTGACGGAACATGCTTCTACTGTGATCGCCGAGCATACGAAGATGATTGATGGCATTGCCGGGAAGATGGGCATTCAGTAAGCCACACTTTTCAAACGACAGAGTGAGGCGGATGCACGCGATGCATCCGCCTTCGTGTTTATGGAACCATTTGCCATGCGGGGGCGTATCATCATTCGTGATGGCTAGACGCATCCTGCGGTACTGGGGCTTTGTCGTTGCGGTTGTGCTGCTCGGGTGGGTCTTCCCCGCAGTGGCGGAGACCGTTAAAGACATGCCGATGCCCACGGCATATGTGAACGACTACGCGGGCGTTCTGAGTGATTCCACCAAATCTGACCTGAACGATCAGTTGCGTGCCCTGGATACACAGGCGCATGCGCAGATGTTTGTTGCGATCATTCACAAGATCGAAGGCGCTTCTTCGCCTGCCGAGTTTGCGAATGAGCTGTTGGCGAAGTGGAAGCCGGGGCAGAAGGGGCAGGACCGGGGGGTGGTACTGGTCGTTGCCGTGGATGACCATAAGTACCAGTTCGAGATTGGGTACGGGCTTGAGGGCATTCTGCCTGACGGCAAGACCGGCGACATTGGCCGCGATATGGTTCCTGACCTGAAGACGGGGAACTATAACGGCGCGTTGCGCACGGCGGTTGGTGAAGTCTCGGATGTGATTGCCAAGGATGCGGGTGTGACTCTGAACACTCCGCAGCCGGTACAGACGTATCGCCGTAAACAGCGCAGTTCTAGTCCGTTTTCCGGCATTCTTATCTTCCTTGCCATTCTTTTCTTCATCTTCCTGGCTTCGCGTGGTGGACGTGGGGGTGGGGGGCGGTATGGTGGTGGCGGTGGCGGCGGAGGGTTCCTTACCGGGATGATCCTGGGCAACCTGCTGGGCGGTGGCCGACGTGGCGGTGGTTGGGGTGGTGATGACTCCGGCTGGGGCGGCGGTGGAGGCGGCGGTGGAGGAGGCTTCAGCGGCGGCGGTGGCGGAAGTTCGGGTGGAGGAGGCGCTGGCGGTAGCTGGTAGCTCCTAGCCGGGGGCATGGTAGATGGTCACTCCTGGCAAAGGGATGGTGTTGGCGACTCGTATGGCAAAGACGCGGTAGCAGGTAGAAGACGCGGAGCTGGTAATTGACATGCCAAAGACATTGGAAGGTAGTACAACAGCAGGAACAAACGGGGGAACGATGAAGAAGGGACTGATTGGCATCATTGTGCTGGTGGTTCTGGTTGTGCTGGTAGGTATGAGCTATATCTCCGCGCGCAACTCCATGGCAGTGAAGAGCAACCAGGTGGATGCGGCGTTCAGCGCTATTGACGTGGATCTACAGCGGCGAGCGGACCTGATCCCGAACCTGGTGGCCAGCGTGAAGGGCTATGCCAAGGTGGAGACGGACGTTCTGACCAAGATTGCAGAGGCTCGCAGCGGCCTGTTGCAGGCTCGTACACCGGATGAGAAGCTGGCGGCGAACGATCGCCTATCGACTGCCATTCTGCCGTTGACGCGGATGCAGGAATCTTATCCGGACCTGAAGAGCAACCAGCAGTTCATGCGGCTGGAAGATGAACTGTCGGGCACAGAGAACCGCATTGCCGTGACGCGCAAGCGCTATAACGACGCGATTCTGGACTACAACAACACCATTGCAGTGTTCCCGAACAGCCTTTGGGCTTCCATTGCAGGGTTCAAGCAGAAGAACGGTTATTACCAGGCTGATCCGGGATCGAAGGCCGCTCCAAAGGTAGATTTCGGTAGCTAGCTTGTTGGGCAATCAGAAGGGAAGGCGAGCTTTCGGGCTCGCTTTTCTTTTCGATTGTTGGGCTGGGTCCCCCCTCCCCCTGTTTTTTCTAAAATCGTCTTTCTATTGGGTTTACGTTTTGGCTGGCGCTAAAATCGTCTGCCCATTGGGGTTAGAGGCAAAATCGTCTTTCTAAAGGGGTTAGGAGAAAAGCAGCGAGTTAGCTCACCAGCAACTTCGTTCGCTATTTCTATTTTAGTGGTTTGGTGGAAATAGAATGCCAACCCTATTTCTTTTGATTTGTTGGGGTTAAGTGGTTTGGGGGCTTGACAGGATTTTCTGGGAGCGAACGCGCTTCCTTTCACTGTGGCCCCCTGCGCGATTGCCGATAGATTTTATTTACTTTTTCTTTGGTGGGAACAACATGCATGAGACGGGCTTGAAAGAAGAGTCGCATGAAGCGGAGATTCGGCGCGCCCGCGAGAATTCCAATCGTGCGATTGCGCGACGGAATCTGGTGGGTGTTGGAGCATCGCTTGGCGAAGACTATGTGGGAGTCATCGGCGATGGGACGTTCGTCTCATCGCGCGCCGAGTATCTCCGGTTGTTTAAAGCAGGCTTCGATCGACCGAAGGAGGGCATGGCCTATGTGCGCACACCTGAGGTCATCCATGTAGCAGACGATCAGGCTTTGGCTGCCGAGCATGGAAGTTGGGTGGCAACTCTGCCTTCTGGTTCCGTTGCGTATACCGGTAGCTATTCTGCGATGTGGCGACGAACAGCGGCTGGCTGGAAGATTCGATCAGAGATGTTTGTCACCCTTCGTGGCTAGCGGCGTTTGCTGGAGAACGGGCTTTGGTCGCTGGAGTTTCCTACGAACCGCTCTCTTGCTGTAATAGGTTTTCGATTCTTTGCTTCACTTCGTTGCGTATCTCGCGTACCTGTTCGATGCGAAGTCCTTTGGGATCGCGTAGTGGCCAGTCGTCACGGCGTAGTCCTGGGACATATGGGCATTTTTCTCCGCACCCCATGGTGATGAGGAGATCGGCGTTGCGAGCGAGTTCTTCGGTGAGTTTTTGCGGTTGCGCGTTGCTTAGGTCAATGCCGACTTCGCGCATTACTTCCAGCACCTCAGGATGAACACGCGTACCGGGTTCTGTTCCTGCCGATATCGCACGCTCTTTGGATGGGTCTGCTAGTGCGTTGAAGAATGCAGCGGCCATCTGTGAGCGACCAGCGTTGTGAACACAAGCGAAAATTACAGTCTTCATGATTTCTGTTCTCTCAGCGGTTAAGTGCGGGGCTTGATGGCGTAGATCTTTACGCTGGCAGCGGCCTGATTTACGTCATAGGTGTCGAGCAGCGCAGACAAGTCATCATGCAGACTGGTGGCCGTTGGTTCAGGTGTGCAGCATGCTTCCTGAACCACGGCAAACGGGTTGGACTCATTCATGGCGGGGGAGCAGCATCCCGCCTGGTTTTCAACTTTCTTGTATGCGTTCAGATCGGAGCCGCTGTCGACGATCTCGACGTACTCGAAGCCTGCTTTCAATAGTTCTTTGCGATACGTCTCGATGCGGATTGCTCCCGCGATGCAACCTACATAGGCGGCGAGGCTTGTCGCGATAGCCTCTGGAAGCTCCTTCTTCAGCGCGATATCGCTCACTGCCAAGCGCCCTCCGGGCTTGAGTATCCGTGCGATTTCACGGAAGACCGCGGGTTTGTCAGGCGCAAGGTTTAGAACGCAGTTGGAGATGACGCAATCGACAGAAGCGTCGGGCAGCGGAATGTTGTCGATATTGGCCAGGTGGAATTCGACGTTGGTGTAATCACCCTTCTCCGCATTCGACCTTGCACGTTCAATCATTGCGGCTGTCATGTCGATGCCGATGGCCTTGCCTGTTGGTCCGACCTGTTTTGAAGCGAGGAACACATCGAGCCCACCGCCGGAGCCTAAATCCACAACCACTTCGCCAGTTCTCAGGTTTGCGGTGGCTGTTGGGTTACCGCAGGAGAGTCCCATGTTGGCTTCCGCGGGGATGGACGTTAGTTCTTCAGCGCTGTATCCGAAAGCTTCTGCAACTGCCTTTACACCCGCGTGATTGCTGGAGAGAGTACTCACCGCCACTGCGCCATACTTTGCTTTTACCGAATCGAGAATCTCTGACATGTGTGCCTTATATATCCGCTAAGGCGAATATATGTATTGCGAACATATTCGTCAATGCGTATATATATAAAGCATGGCTCGTAAAGCGGAATTCGACATGGAGCAGTTTTTTCAAGCGCTAGGCGATAGGACACGTCTGCGATTGCTCAACCTGATGGGGGAGCAGGAAGTCTGCGTCTGCTACTTCGTGGAAATTCTTGATGCGCCACAGCCAAAGATTTCGCGGCATCTTGCTTATCTTCGCAAGGCTGGAATTGTTTCAGCGCGACGCGAAGGTAAGTGGATGCACTATCGCATTGTGATGCCTGCGCATATTGGTGCGACACAGATTCTTAAGCAGACACTTGCTTCGTTAAAAGAAGAGAAGACGATGCAGGTGGATAAAGCGCGACTGAGTAAGGCCTGCTGCTCTCCGGCGAAGTACGCACTGGATGGAGCGCCAATCCCTGCGTCAATTTCTGAGCCGTGCTGCGAGACCTGCTAATGGCCACCGCCTCCTTTACCAATGGCCAGATCTGCGCTCCTGCAGTGCGCAAGCGACTTTCGTTTCTGGACCGTTTCCTAACGCTATGGATTTTTCTTGCGATGGCGATTGGCGTTGCAATCGGTCACTTCATGCCGTCGTCTGCGGCTTTCGTGAATCGTTTCCAGAGCGGAACGACAAACATTCCAATCGCCATTGGACTCATCGTGATGATGTTTCCGCCGCTGGCAAAGGTGCGCTACGAAAAACTTGGTGAGGTGTTTCTTAACAAGCGCGTGCTTGGTCTTTCGCTGGTGCAGAACTGGTTGATTGGGCCGGTGCTGATGTTTCTGCTTGCCATTCTTTTTCTACGTGGCGAACCGGCTTACATGCGTGGCTTAATTCTGATTGGGATTGCGCGCTGCATTGCGATGGTGCTTGTGCGGAACGAGCTGGCAGAGGGCGATACAGATTATGTCGCTGGGCTTGTCGCCATCAACAGCGTCTTTCAGGTGCTGTTTTATAGCGTGTATGCGTGGATGTTTCTGACGGTTTTGCCGAAGTGGTTCGGGCTGACTGGAAGCGTTGTTTCGATTGGCATTGCCGATATTGCGAAGAGTGTTGGACTGTATCTTGGTGTGCCATTTGTTGCGGGATTTGTGACACGCTTTGTGCTGATACGAGCGAAAGGTGAGGAGTGGTATAGGACTCGCTTTGTGCCGCGCATCAGTCCGCTCACGCTTGTGGCGCTGCTGTTCACCATCCTTGTGATGTTCTCGCTTAAGGGTGACTTGATTGTGCGGCTTCCGCTGGATGTGGTGAGGATTGCGATTCCGCTGGTGATCTACTTCCTCATCATGTTTCTTGTCAGCTTCTTCATGGGCAAGCAGCTTGGGGCGGACTATGCACAATCTGCTACGTTGTCGTTCACTGCGGCAGGCAACAACTTTGAGTTGGCGATTGCTGTTGCTGTAGCTGTCTTTGGTTTGAACTCAGGTGAGGCATTTGTTGGTGTGGTTGGGCCGCTTATCGAGGTGCCCGCGCTGATGGGGTTGGTGAAGGTGGCCTTCTGGCTGAGAGGCAGACTGTTTACCGGCCTTGATGGAAAACTATAAAGACGAAATCGGGTGTTAGGTAGGCTAGTCGATTTCTTTATGGCCAAAAAAAACCGGTGTTTCTACGTGCGCAGGAACACCGGTCCCTCCCTTGTTGTTTCATGTTTTGAAAATCTAATTTGGCTTATTGCATGGTTTTCATGAGCACCCAATCCATCATTCGATCCGGGAGGAGCCACTTCAAAAACAGGATGGGACCTGCCATATAACCTCCGTGATAGCGCGCGCTTGGCCGCTTGCTCTTGAGTGCCTTCAGCAGAAGATCGGTGATGACCTGGGGCGGGGGCATTGTGCGTTTCAGAATCGGTGAGTTCATCATCACCTTCACCAGCGGACCATATGCGCCCTGGCCTGAATACTGTTCCGCCGAGCCGAATGCGATGGGGCCCCATTCCGTCTCTATGCCTCCCGGTTCGATCACGACGACATCGATGCCGAACTGCCGGACTTCCATGCGGAGAGTGTCGGAATATCCTTCCAGCGCGTGCTTCGACGCGTAATACCAGCCACCTAATGGTCCCGCAAACTTTCCGCCAATCGTTGAGATGTTCACGATCCTGCCGGACTTCTGCGCGCGCATGTGTGGCAGCACAAGTTGTGTAAGACGAGCTACGCCGATCAGATTGACTTCCATCTGCCGTCTGGCCACATCCATTGGCACGTCTTCCAACGCACCCATCTGCCCGTAACCTGCGTTGTTGACGAGAACGTCAATGCGTCCTTCGTCGCGAATGATGCGGTCTATGGCAGTGGTCATCGCTGCGTCGTCTGTGACATCCATCTCAAGAGCAACACCGCCGGCGGATTCGATGTCGGCCATTCTTTCCACTCTTCTAGCCGCGCCATACACCTTGTAACCGTTCTGAAGAAGCTGCAGTGCAAAGTCCTTACCAATACCCGAGGATGCCCCTGTTACGAGAACGACAGGTTTCTCTTTACCGCTCATTCTTTGCTCCTAACTGGCAGACTGGAACCGCCATGTTGCGAGTATGCTGTGGTCAGTATCAAATGGCAATAAGGCACCTTTTTGGCTGATACTTACCTTGAGGTAACTAATGGCGATTGATTGGGAATATGCGAATGCGGCCTGCGAAAAATTAGGACCGGAGAGGGACTCGGTTGCGCGAGAGGTCGTTAACCAGATGGCCGAGAAATGGACATTGTGGACGATGGCCGTGCTTGCAGAAGCTGACGCACCGATGCGATTTTCTCGCGTCATGGAAAGAGTTGAAGGTGTAAGCCAGAAGTCGCTTACAAAGACACTGCGTCAGCTTGAACGAGATGGGCTGGTAACGCGCGTTGTATTTCCCGAGGTGCCGCCGCGGGTGGAATACACCATTAGTCCGTTGGGCATTGCGATGCTGGAGCAGGTTCACCCGCTCTGGATGTGGACTGTCAAGAATCTGGATAAGTTCGAGAAGGCAAGACGTCAGTACGACAAGAAGAGATAAGAAAGAGAGTTAGCAGAAGTACCGTGCCAACTCTCTTTCTCCTGATTTGCGGGGCTCGGGGGGTAGTTCTTTCTCCCAAGAACCGCCCGTGTTTATTCGTGTGATCCGGCAAATGCCGTCTGCATTTCGTGCAATTTGGTTTCATCGGCAGGGCTTAAGTTCATGGGGCCCAGCTCGATGTCGACTCGGTTGATTTTGCCAGTGAAGGGGTAGGGTGTATTTGGCAGCTTCAACCCACCACAGATCCTGCAGTTGGCGAAGCTTTTCAGGGTATTTCTTGGCGAGGTCGTTTGCCTGTGAGAAGTCCTCATCGAGCTTGTAGAGTTCCCATTGCGCTGTATCGGGATCCCAGTTTGGACGATTCGATTCCCAGGGGACAAAGGAAGGCGAGGATGCCATCCAGCCGTCGTGATAAAGACCGCGGTTGCATGCGATCTCAAAGTATTGCGTCTTATGACGGCTTGGGGCTTTGGCGTCTTCAAAGGTGAAGGCAAAGCTGACACCTTCGATTGGCTTTTGCACCACACCATTCAGCTCGCGTGGTGCGGTGATTCCGCAGACCTCATACAGCGTGGGCACGATGTCGATAACGTGTGTGAATTGCGAGCGCACACCGCCTTTGTCCTTGATGCGGTCGGGCCAGGAGATGATCATGGGGTTGCGTGTGCCACCAAAGTGGCTCGCTACCTGCTTGGTCCACTGGAATGGCGCGTTCATGGCGTGCGCCCATCCTGCGGGGAAGTGATTGAAGTGCTTTGGGCCACCGAGCTCGTCAATGACCTTGATATTGTCCTGCCATTTTTCTGAGAAGCCATTGAAGAACAGGTTTTCGCAGAGTGAGCCATCGAGGCCGCCTTCTGCGCTCGACCCGTTATCGCCTGCGATGTAGATGATGATGGTGTTGTCGCTGCCGGGAAGTGCTTTTACGGCGTCGACGATGCGGCCGAGTTCGTAGTCACACTGTGCGCCGTAACCAGCGAAGACCTCCATCATGCGTGCGTAGAGGCATTTCTGATCGGCGTTGAGAGAGCTCCATGCTGGCAGGCCTCTGGAGCGTTCGGTGAGTTTGGTGTCTTTGGGGACGACGCCGAGTTTCTTTTGGCGTTCGAGCGTTTGTTCGCGGTATTTATCCCAGCCCTCATCGAACTTGCCCTTGAACTTATCGATCCATTCTTTCGGAGCGTGGTGCGGAGCGTGAGTGGCGCCGGGCGCGACGTAGAGGAAGAAGGGACGGCTTGGTGCAATGCTTGTGGCCTGTCGGACCCAAGCGATGGACTTATCCGCGATGTCTACGGTGAGGTGATAGTCGGGATCCGTGGAGCGAGGAACGAGATTGCGATTCTCGTACAGGATGGGGTCCCAGTGATTCATGTCGCCCGCGTTGAAGCCGTAGAAGTAATCGAAGCCGTGACCGTTGGCCCAGCGATCAAATGGCCCGGCGGCGCTGGTGTCCCATGGCGGCGTGTTGTGATTCTTGCCAATCCATGCGGTCATATAGCCGTTCTGGCGCAGGACTTCACCGATGGTGCCGCAGCTCTTTGGCAGGATGCAGGTGTAACCGTCGTAGCCGGTGGCAATCTCAGTGATGCCGGCGAATGCTGCGTCGTGATGATTGCGGCCAGTGATGATTGACGCGCGCGTGGGGCTGCAGAGAGCCGTGGTGTGGAAGCAGTTGTAGCGCAGACCTTCACCTGCGAGGCGATCCATGGTGGGCGAGGGGATGCCGCCGCCGAAGGTACTGAACTCACCGAAGCCGCAATCGTCAATCAAGATGAGAAGGATGTTGGGCGCGCCTTCGGGAGCTTGTACAGGCTTGGGGAATTTGGCTGGATCGGAATCGAGATACGTGCGGCCAATTTCGCCGGGGAAATGAAAGTCAGGACGAGGAAGGATGTTGGGTGTACCTGCAGCACCCGCTTCAGGAGCTGCACTTGCTGTGATCTTCGATTTCGCCATTGGGTTTCCGTCCCTTCACGGAAACGCTAGTGCGTCGAATTTCTACGAACAACTGATGGTTTTTACAGGCGGCCGCCTGATTCAAGGAATGTGGAGTCTAGGAAGAATCCGAGGGGTGGGTAGACTAGTCTATTCTTTATGGCCAGCAGAACCACACGCGAGAATTTGATTGAAGTCGGTCTGGAGTTGGTGCGTTCGGCGGGGTATTCCGCTACGGGAATCAACCAGATACTTGAGGTTGCCAAGATTCCGAAGGGGTCGTTCTATCACCACTTCTCGACGAAAGACGAGTTTGTGATGGAGGTGATCCGGCGCTATGCGACCGGTGAGCTGGATCGTCTGGAACGCAATCTGGATGATTCGACACGCTCGCCGATGAAAAAGCTGCGTCGTTATTTCAAGGACCTGATGGCGACCTATGGGCGGCGCGGTGGGCCGATTGCAGGATGCCTTCTGGGCAATTTGAGCCTTGAGATTGGCGGACAGAATGCCGAGATCCGGAGCCTGCTGAGCACGATCTTCGATGCCTGGCAGAACGCCTTGGCGAAGACGCTGCGGGACGCGATTGCTGCAGGCGAACTGCCCAAGACGGCGAAGGCAGATGATCTGGCTGCGCTGCTGGTGAATGGATGGGAGGGCGCGCAGGTGAGGGCAAAGGCTGACCAGAGTGATAAGCCCCTGGAGTTGTTCTTCGACAACACTTTTAACGTTCTGCTGAAAGGCTGAAGTTTTTCATATTTTGCGAGAGAAAAGATTTTCTGAATCAAAGAACAGACTGGTCTAATCAATTCAAATGTGACCGGGATTACGGCCAACTTAACGAACAAGAGGTGAATGAAATGTCTTCCGCAAACTCCAAAGGTGCAGTCGTGATTACCGGTGCATCGGGCGGTATTGGTGCTGTTTATGCTGATCGTTTTGCAAAGCGCGGATATGATCTGTTGCTGATTGCGCGTGATGGGGAGCGCCTTAACAACGTTGCCGACACGGTGTCGAAGCAGAATGGCGTGAAGGTCGAGACGCTGGTTGCGGACCTTACTGATAAGCCTTCTTTGCTTGCAGTTGAAGCGAGACTTAAGGCCGACAAGAATGTGTCGATTCTTGTGAACAATGCGGGCTTTGGTGGCACGAAGTCTCTTGTCGACTCGGACGTGGATGAACTTGAGAACATGATCTTCCTGAATGTGACGGCGCTTACTCGCCTGACGTCTGCAGTGCTGCCTAACCTGATTGCGAAGAAGGCCGGTGCGGTGATCAATGTTTCGTCTGTTGTGGCAGTGAATCCTGACGCGCTGAACGGTAC contains the following coding sequences:
- a CDS encoding arylsulfatase, translating into MAKSKITASAAPEAGAAGTPNILPRPDFHFPGEIGRTYLDSDPAKFPKPVQAPEGAPNILLILIDDCGFGEFSTFGGGIPSPTMDRLAGEGLRYNCFHTTALCSPTRASIITGRNHHDAAFAGITEIATGYDGYTCILPKSCGTIGEVLRQNGYMTAWIGKNHNTPPWDTSAAGPFDRWANGHGFDYFYGFNAGDMNHWDPILYENRNLVPRSTDPDYHLTVDIADKSIAWVRQATSIAPSRPFFLYVAPGATHAPHHAPKEWIDKFKGKFDEGWDKYREQTLERQKKLGVVPKDTKLTERSRGLPAWSSLNADQKCLYARMMEVFAGYGAQCDYELGRIVDAVKALPGSDNTIIIYIAGDNGSSAEGGLDGSLCENLFFNGFSEKWQDNIKVIDELGGPKHFNHFPAGWAHAMNAPFQWTKQVASHFGGTRNPMIISWPDRIKDKGGVRSQFTHVIDIVPTLYEVCGITAPRELNGVVQKPIEGVSFAFTFEDAKAPSRHKTQYFEIACNRGLYHDGWMASSPSFVPWESNRPNWDPDTAQWELYKLDEDFSQANDLAKKYPEKLRQLQDLWWVEAAKYTLPLHWQNQPSRHRAGPHELKPCR
- a CDS encoding SDR family NAD(P)-dependent oxidoreductase gives rise to the protein MSSANSKGAVVITGASGGIGAVYADRFAKRGYDLLLIARDGERLNNVADTVSKQNGVKVETLVADLTDKPSLLAVEARLKADKNVSILVNNAGFGGTKSLVDSDVDELENMIFLNVTALTRLTSAVLPNLIAKKAGAVINVSSVVAVNPDALNGTYSGSKAYVLNFTQSLFNTLKDAGVQVQAVLPGATRTDFWDRAGLAVHNLPEKNVMSAEDCVDASLVAFDEKELVTIPALPDVEVWNRYEQARLALYPFLSSKDAAPRYTTKF
- a CDS encoding oxidoreductase, which encodes MSGKEKPVVLVTGASSGIGKDFALQLLQNGYKVYGAARRVERMADIESAGGVALEMDVTDDAAMTTAIDRIIRDEGRIDVLVNNAGYGQMGALEDVPMDVARRQMEVNLIGVARLTQLVLPHMRAQKSGRIVNISTIGGKFAGPLGGWYYASKHALEGYSDTLRMEVRQFGIDVVVIEPGGIETEWGPIAFGSAEQYSGQGAYGPLVKVMMNSPILKRTMPPPQVITDLLLKALKSKRPSARYHGGYMAGPILFLKWLLPDRMMDWVLMKTMQ
- a CDS encoding winged helix-turn-helix transcriptional regulator; its protein translation is MAIDWEYANAACEKLGPERDSVAREVVNQMAEKWTLWTMAVLAEADAPMRFSRVMERVEGVSQKSLTKTLRQLERDGLVTRVVFPEVPPRVEYTISPLGIAMLEQVHPLWMWTVKNLDKFEKARRQYDKKR
- a CDS encoding TetR/AcrR family transcriptional regulator; this encodes MASRTTRENLIEVGLELVRSAGYSATGINQILEVAKIPKGSFYHHFSTKDEFVMEVIRRYATGELDRLERNLDDSTRSPMKKLRRYFKDLMATYGRRGGPIAGCLLGNLSLEIGGQNAEIRSLLSTIFDAWQNALAKTLRDAIAAGELPKTAKADDLAALLVNGWEGAQVRAKADQSDKPLELFFDNTFNVLLKG